One Ricinus communis isolate WT05 ecotype wild-type chromosome 2, ASM1957865v1, whole genome shotgun sequence DNA segment encodes these proteins:
- the LOC8277171 gene encoding tubulin-folding cofactor E, producing the protein MQDNEPFKLGQRVHSASDPRRIGMVKYIGPVEGYSGTWVGVDWDNGEGKHDGSVNGVRYFQARSDKSGSFIRVPNLNPGISLVEALHIRYKGESTKEEEDEMYVLSASNKKVSVEFVGKEKIKDKLSKFDELKSASLPFLGISSPGSPTDIRNLVPNLKELDLTGNLLSEWKDIGTICEQLPALAALNLSNNLMSRTIAELSQLKNIHILVLNNTGINWTQVEVLNHLLPAIEELHLMGNGIGTIMSSSSSIVQGFDSLRLLNLEDNFIAEWNEILKLSSLRSLEQLYLNKNRLKRIFYPDADTIDKLLTGSESNVEIPFQNLRCLLLGGNRIEDLASVDSLNSFPRLVDVRLSENPIADTGRGGIPRFVLIARLSKVEILNGSEVTPRERKDSEIRYVRLVMSKLQDNTIEIKELHPRFAVLKALHGIEDERPSIGTSSPQKMASGLISITLKCVGASIGEKPLITKKLPATATVGKLKILCESFFKLKSIKPRLFLQEEGSPLPLLLDDEMLTLMDIGIGNDSTILVDEES; encoded by the exons ATGCAGGACAACGAGCCATTCAAACTCGGGCAGCGAGTTCACTCAGCAAGCGATCCTCGCCGAATTGGAATGGTGAAATACATTGGACCAGTCGAAGGCTATTCGGGCACGTGGGTAGGCGTTGATTGGGATAATGGAGAAGGGAAACACGATGGCTCAGTGAACGGAGTCCGATATTTCCAAGCAAGATCAGACAAGTCCGGTTCATTCATTCGGGTCCCGAATCTGAATCCGGGTATTTCGTTAGTAGAAGCTTTACATATCAGATACAAAGGGGAATCCACTAAAGAagaagagg ATGAAATGTATGTACTTTCAGCTAGTAACAAAAAGGTATCTGTTGAATTTGTGgggaaagagaaaataaaagataaattaagtaaatttgaCGAATTGAAGAGTGCTTCACTGCCTTTTCTGGGTATCAGCTCTCCTGGATCACCAACTGATATCAGAAATTTGGTGCCAA ATCTGAAGGAGCTAGACTTGACGGGAAATTTACTTTCAGAATGGAAG GATATCGGTACCATATGCGAGCAATTACCAGCTCTTGCAGCACTTAATTTGTCTAATAACTTAATGTCACGGACCATCGCTGAGTTATCCCAACTGAAAAACATCCATATTCTAGTTTTAAACAATACTGGCATAAATTGGACACAG GTTGAAGTACTTAATCATCTATTGCCAGCGATTGAGGAGCTACATCTGATGGGGAATGGCATCGGCACAATAATG tcatcatcttcatcaattGTTCAAGGATTTGATTCTTTGCGACTTCTGAATTTGGAAGATAATTTTATAGCTGAATGGAATGAAATCTTAAAGCTTTCTTCACTAAGAAG TTTGGAGCAGCTTTATTTGAACAAAAACAGATTGAAAAGAATCTTTTACCCAGATGCTGATACAATAGACAAATTACTTACCGGGTCTGAATCTAATGTTGAAATTCCTTTTCAAAATTTGCGTTGCCTTCTTCTTG GAGGTAACAGAATTGAGGATCTGGCCTCAGTTGATTCGTTAAACTCATTCCCAAGATTGGTG GATGTCAGGCTTTCTGAAAATCCAATAGCTGATACTGGAAGAGGTGGTATCCCAAGATTTGTTTTGATCGCAAGGTTATCAAAAGTTGAAATACTAAATGGAAGTGAG GTAACTCCTCGTGAAAGAAAGGACTCTGAAATCCG ATATGTCCGGTTAGTTATGTCAAAGCTACAGGACAATACAATTGAAATCAAAGAGCTACATCCAAG GTTTGCTGTGCTCAAGGCTCTTCATGGCATTGAAGATGAAAGGCCATCAATTGGAACTTCAAGCCCTCAAAAAATGGCTTCTGGACTTATAT CAATAACTTTAAAATGTGTGGGTGCATCCATTGGTGAGAAACCTCTCATAACAAAGAAATTGCCAGCAACTGCAACG GTTGGCAAGCTCAAAATTCTATGTGAAAGCTTTTTCAAGCTTAAGTCTATCAAGCCGAGATTATTTCTTCAGGAAGAG GGTTCCCCCCTACCCTTACTGCTGGATGATGAAATGTTAACTTTAATGGATATTGGGATTGGCAATGACTCGACCATTCTCGTTGATGAAGAGAGCTGA
- the LOC8277173 gene encoding sugar carrier protein C-like, with protein MAPIIVGIGGGSDPNYTSKTTLYVVFACIIGGIGGLMFGYDIGISGGVTSMAPFLSEFFPSVYRKKALDTSASQYCKFNDLTLTTFTSSLYLAALVASLCASWITSKLGRRMSMVLGGFVFLAGAALNGAAQAVWMLILGRILLGIGVGFSIQSVPLYVSEMAPYKRRGFFNIVFQLSITIGILCANLVNYVTPILMKNGQAWRVSLGGACVPAAFIFISALFLPNTPNSLLEKGQEQEAKAILKRIRGATQDHQIENEFQDLVKASDEAKQVEDPWRKLLRKRKYRPHLVMAVLIPALQQLTGINVVMFYAPVLFQSIGFKDDASLLSAVVTGIVNVLATFVSMYGTDKWGRRTLFLEGGLQMLIFQTLVAVFIGWKFGTTGLVNNLPSWYAVLVVLCICIFVAGFAWSWGPLGWLVPSEIFPLEIRSAAQSVVAAVNMLFTFAIAQLFLPMLCVLKFGLFIFFAFFVAVMTVFIYFFLPETKNIPIEEMSQIWRNHWFWKRYMTEEEPSIAMV; from the exons ATGGCTCCTATTATTGTCGGAATTGGTGGTGGCAGTGACCCTAACTACACTTCTAAGACGACACTCTATGTCGTATTTGCATGCATCATAGGAGGCATAGGTGGTTTGATGTTTGGTTATGATATCGGTATCTCTG GTGGTGTGACATCCATGGCTCCCTTCTTGAGTGAATTCTTTCCTTCAGTTTATCGAAAGAAAGCATTAGATACCTCAGCCAGTCAGTACTGCAAGTTCAACGATCTTACTCTCACTACTTTTACATCTTCTTTATACCTGGCTGCACTGGTTGCGTCCCTCTGTGCATCATGGATCACCAGCAAACTCGGTCGAAGAATGTCCATGGTTCTCGGTGGTTTTGTTTTCCTGGCCGGAGCTGCTCTCAATGGTGCTGCTCAGGCTGTCTGGATGCTTATTCTCGGCCGTATCCTGTTGGGTATTGGCGTTGGCTTTTCTATTCAG TCTGTGCCGCTTTATGTTTCAGAGATGGCTCCGTACAAAAGACGTGGCTTTTTCAACATTGTGTTTCAATTATCCATAACAATTGGTATTCTCTGCGCTAATCTCGTCAATTATGTGACTCCTATTTTGATGAAAAACGGCCAAGCATGGCGTGTTAGTCTTGGCGGCGCATGTGTTCCTGCTGCTTTCATCTTTATCTCAGCTTTGTTTCTTCCAAATACACCAAACTCTCTGTTAGAGAAAGGTCAGGAGCAAGAAGCTAAAGCCATCCTTAAACGTATCCGCGGTGCTACTCAAGACCACCAAATTGAGAATGAATTTCAGGACTTGGTTAAGGCTTCTGACGAAGCTAAGCAGGTAGAGGATCCGTGGAGAAAGCTTCTGAGGAAACGGAAATACAGGCCACATCTCGTAATGGCTGTACTAATCCCAGCACTTCAGCAACTCACTGGAATTAATGTGGTCATGTTTTACGCTCCAGTGCTGTTTCAAAGCATTGGGTTCAAAGACGATGCTTCTCTTCTCTCTGCAGTAGTTACTGGCATTGTTAATGTCTTGGCTACATTTGTTTCTATGTACGGAACTGATAAATGGGGAAGAAGGACTTTGTTTCTTGAAGGTGGACTTCAAATGCTAATCTTTCAG ACTTTGGTAGCAGTGTTTATTGGATGGAAATTTGGAACGACAGGACTAGTGAATAACTTACCATCATGGTATGCAGTTCTAGTTGTGTTGTGCATCTGCATTTTTGTAGCAGGATTTGCATGGTCATGGGGACCATTAGGATGGTTAGTGCCAAGTGAAATCTTCCCGTTGGAAATTCGATCAGCAGCTCAGAGTGTTGTCGCAGCAGTAAACATGCTGTTCACATTTGCAATTGCTCAATTGTTCCTTCCGATGCTTTGCGTCTTGAAGTTTGGATTGTTCATCTTTTTTGCCTTTTTTGTTGCGGTGATGACTGTcttcatttatttcttcttgCCGGAGACTAAGAACATTCCTATTGAAGAAATGTCGCAAATTTGGAGGAATCATTGGTTCTGGAAGAGATACATGACAGAAGAAGAGCCCTCCATTGCCATGGTCTAG